A genomic stretch from Scheffersomyces stipitis CBS 6054 chromosome 6, complete sequence includes:
- a CDS encoding mitochondrial protein of the CDC48/PAS1/SEC18 ATPase family (go_function ATP binding): protein MASPPPIDFDKIRENSDGSLGSMIKSGFTEVISNNPYFAAGGGLMVLGTGLALARQGIVKSSGFIYRQLLVDLEIPSKDKSYLWFLEWMSQYKHRTSRHLSVETNFVQHDNGSVSTRFSLVPGPGKHLIKYKGAYMLVNRERSGKLLDMTSGTPFETVTLTTLYSDRKLFSDLLGEAKQLALKAREGKTVLYTSWGPEWRPFGQPRKKRMIGSVILDKSIAEGIISDVKDFLDSGEWYHKRGIPYRRGYLLYGPPGSGKTSFIQALAGELDYNICILNLSESNLTDDRLNHLMNHIPERSILLLEDIDAAFNKRAQTEDKGYTSGVTFSGLLNALDGVASAEECITFMTTNHPEKLDPALMRPGRVDYKVLVDNATEYQVRQMFLRFYENENELCEVFMNKYRHLQLTKVSTAQLQGLFVYNKSNPQSAIDMIETLQNPNTVF, encoded by the coding sequence ATGGCTTCTCCTCCTCCAATAGACTTCGACAAGATCAGAGAGAACTCAGATGGGTCTCTTGGGTCCATGATAAAGCTGGGCTTCACAGAAGTGATTCTGAATAACCCCTACTTCGCAGCTGGTGGTGGTCTAATGGTATTAGGAACAGGTTTGGCGCTTGCCCGTCAGGGTATTGTCAAGAGTTCGGGCTTCATCTATCGTCAGTTGCTTGTAGACCTAGAGATTCCTTCTAAGGACAAGTCGTACCTCTGGTTTCTCGAATGGATGTCTCAGTATAAACACAGAACGCTGCGTCACTTATCTGTGGAAACTAACTTCGTTCAGCACGATAACGGTTCTGTTTCGACTCGGTTCTCTTTGGTTCCTGGTCCAGGTAAGCATTTAATCAAGTACAAAGGTGCCTACATGTTGGTTAATCGTGAAAGGTCTGGAAAGTTGCTTGATATGACCAGTGGAACACCGTTTGAAACAGTGACCTTAACCACATTGTACAGCGACAGAAAGTTGTTCAGCGATTTGTTAGGTGAGGCCAAGCAGCTAGCTTTGAAAGCTAGAGAGGGCAAGACTGTTTTATACACTTCGTGGGGTCCAGAATGGCGGCCCTTCGGTCAGCctagaaagaaaagaatgatCGGATCGGTTATTCTCGACAAAAGCATTGCCGAAGGCATCATTTCAGACGTCAAAGATTTCTTGGACAGTGGAGAATGGTACCATAAACGAGGCATACCCTACAGAAGAGGTTATTTGTTGTACGGACCACCTGGAAGTGGTAAGACTTCTTTTATTCAGGCTTTGGCTGGAGAGTTAGACTACAATATCTGcattttgaatttgtcGGAAAGCAACTTGACCGACGACCGGTTGAACCACTTGATGAACCACATTCCAGAAAGATCTATATTGttacttgaagatatcgatgctgccttcaacaaaagagCTCAGACGGAAGACAAGGGCTACACTTCAGGGGTTACCTTTTCAGGTTTGTTAAATGCGCTAGATGGAGTTGCTAGTGCGGAAGAATGCATTACCTTCATGACAACTAATCATCCCGAAAAGCTTGACCCAGCCCTCATGCGTCCTGGCAGAGTCGATTATAAGGTTCTAGTGGACAATGCTACTGAATACCAGGTCAGACAGATGTTCTTACGATTCTACGAAAACGAGAACGAGCTCTGTGAAGTGTTCATGAACAAATACAGACACCTCCAATTGACAAAGGTCAGCACAGCTCAACTACAGGGATTGTTTGTCTACAATAAAAGCAACCCACAGCTGGCCATTGACATGATCGAGACATTGCAGAACCCAAATACCGTGTTCTAG